A region of the Vibrio rumoiensis genome:
CACTCTGATTATTCTCCTAGTCGTGGTCATTATTCGGTCCGCGCGGGGATTAGTGAGCGATAAGTAACACCAAACACTATCAAGCCCCCGCACTTTAAGTCGGGGGCTTTTTTTATCTCTTTTTAATACTCAAAAATACACAATTGGTCATGACAACAATAATAAGATAGAGCCAACATAGCAGGACAAGGAATACGCCTAATGCAGACACTTAACATGGACAAGACGCCAAAGAACGCGCAGGAGACCAAACGATGAATGGAGCAGAGTTGGTAGTCAGCGCACTACAACAAGAAGGGATTAAAACCATATTTGGCTACCCTGGTGGAGCCATCATGCCAATTTACGATGCCCTTTATGATGGCGATGTTGAACACATCTTATGTCGTCACGAACAAGGCGCCGCAATGGCTGCTATTGGTATGGCACGTTCGACTCAAGATGTTGCCGTTTGTATGGCCACGTCCGGCCCAGGTGCCACCAACCTTGTTACGGGTTTAGCCGACGCTTTAATGGATTCGATCCCTATTGTGGCTATCACAGGACAAGTTGCCAGTAGCCACATCGGCACCGATGCTTTCCAAGAAATGGATGTGATCGGCATGTCGCTATCGTGTTGCAAACACAGTTACTTAGTCACCGATATCAACGAGCTTGCCCCAACACTTTCAGAAGCCTTTGAGCTAGCAAAATCCGGCCGCCCCGGCCCAGTATTAGTCGATATTGCTAAAGATGTTCAATTAGCCCAAGCTCCTACAAAAATTCTTCCTCCATTCACTCCACCGACGATTCCTGTCGCCTCTCAAGCCGCGATAGAAGAAGCTCAACAAGTCTTAGCCAACAGCCATAAACCAGTTTTATACGTCGGCGGTGGGGTTCAACTCGCTCATGCAACTGACACAGTGCGTGAGTTCTTAAAGCTAAATTCGATACCTGCCGTCAGTACCCTAAAAGGCTTAGGCACCATCGAACGCCACTACCCACATTATCTAGGCATGTTGGGAATGCATGGCACTAAAGCTGCGAACTTAGTAGTACAAGAGTGTGACTTATTGATCGTGGTTGGCGCGCGCTTTGATGACCGAGTAACCGGTAAACTGGATACCTTTGCGCCGCACGCCAAAGTGATTCATTTAGACATCGACGCCGCGGAATTTAATAAACTGCGCCATGCGCACGCGCCGTTACGAGGCGATCTCAATGTTTTATTGCCACAACTAGAAGTCAGTAATGATGTTTCCGAGTGGAATGAACATTGCGACCGTTTAAGAAAGAAATTCAAATGGCGCTACGATCACCCAGGTGATTTGATTTATGCCCCGAAACTTCTAAAACAGTTATCCGACATGATGCCGGACAGCTCAATGATTTCGACTGATGTAGGTCAACATCAAATGTGGGCGGCTCAACATATTCAGCCTCGCGCACCACAAAACTACATCACCTCAGCAGGTCTTGGCACTATGGGCTTCGGCTTGCCTGCAGCGATGGGCGCGAAAGTTGCTCGCCCAAATAATGAATCGATTCTGATCACTGGTGATGGTTCATTTATGATGAACATCCAAGAGCTTGGCACCTTAAAACGTCGCCAAATTCCGGTCAAAATGGTGCTGCTAAACAATCAACGTTTAGGCATGGTTCGACAATGGCAATCACTGTTTTTTGATGGCCGCCACAGCGAAACCATTTTAGATGATAACCCGGACTTCATCATGCTCGCCAAGGCATTCGATATTCCGGGAAAAACCATTACTCGCAAAGAAGAAGTCGAGCCTGCATTAAAAGAAATGCTCGCCAGTGAAACGCCTTACTTATTACACGTATTAATTTCAGAAGAAGAGAATGTTTGGCCATTAGTGCCACCGGGCGCCGCAAACCAAGATATGTTGGAGAACACCTAATGGACAGATATCAATTAAACATAAAAGCCGACGACAA
Encoded here:
- the ilvG gene encoding acetolactate synthase 2 catalytic subunit; the protein is MNGAELVVSALQQEGIKTIFGYPGGAIMPIYDALYDGDVEHILCRHEQGAAMAAIGMARSTQDVAVCMATSGPGATNLVTGLADALMDSIPIVAITGQVASSHIGTDAFQEMDVIGMSLSCCKHSYLVTDINELAPTLSEAFELAKSGRPGPVLVDIAKDVQLAQAPTKILPPFTPPTIPVASQAAIEEAQQVLANSHKPVLYVGGGVQLAHATDTVREFLKLNSIPAVSTLKGLGTIERHYPHYLGMLGMHGTKAANLVVQECDLLIVVGARFDDRVTGKLDTFAPHAKVIHLDIDAAEFNKLRHAHAPLRGDLNVLLPQLEVSNDVSEWNEHCDRLRKKFKWRYDHPGDLIYAPKLLKQLSDMMPDSSMISTDVGQHQMWAAQHIQPRAPQNYITSAGLGTMGFGLPAAMGAKVARPNNESILITGDGSFMMNIQELGTLKRRQIPVKMVLLNNQRLGMVRQWQSLFFDGRHSETILDDNPDFIMLAKAFDIPGKTITRKEEVEPALKEMLASETPYLLHVLISEEENVWPLVPPGAANQDMLENT